Proteins encoded by one window of candidate division TA06 bacterium:
- the thiE gene encoding thiamine phosphate synthase, whose product MTVTRRFDLLLYAITEKRYSRGRSLIELMEPCLKGGASVVQLRDKDASTRELVSEAIELRNLTRAHSALFIINDRVDVTLVVSADGVHLGSDDMEPALARNLLGPDKIIGKTVRNADEAGEAELQGVDYVSAGSIFKSETKDAPVIGLGALENICKATNLPVVAIGGIKLENLESIFARGASGVAVAKELLDFPDIEERAKNLRTVIDKLNSETAGKQK is encoded by the coding sequence CTGACCGTGACCAGGAGGTTTGATCTTCTTCTCTATGCAATCACCGAGAAGAGATACTCAAGAGGCAGGTCTCTGATAGAATTGATGGAACCCTGTCTGAAAGGCGGGGCGTCGGTAGTACAACTCAGGGACAAGGATGCTTCCACAAGGGAGTTGGTGAGCGAGGCGATTGAGCTCAGGAATCTCACCCGCGCCCATTCTGCTCTTTTCATAATAAACGACAGAGTTGATGTGACTCTCGTAGTTTCCGCAGACGGTGTCCATCTGGGGAGTGATGATATGGAGCCTGCGCTTGCCCGCAACCTGCTCGGTCCTGATAAGATCATAGGGAAGACAGTGAGGAATGCAGATGAAGCTGGCGAGGCTGAACTTCAAGGGGTGGACTATGTTTCAGCCGGATCAATTTTCAAGAGTGAAACGAAGGATGCGCCGGTTATCGGGCTGGGGGCCCTTGAGAATATCTGTAAGGCGACCAATCTGCCCGTGGTGGCCATTGGCGGGATTAAGCTCGAAAATCTAGAAAGCATTTTCGCCAGAGGGGCAAGCGGAGTTGCAGTGGCAAAAGAGCTTCTTGATTTTCCGGACATAGAAGAAAGAGCGAAGAATCTCAGGACAGTCATTGACAAGCTAAATTCTGAAACTGCTGGCAAGCAGAAGTAA
- a CDS encoding AAA family ATPase: MEDFSEQAQSGSDLTFQNFVAGECNSAALAATREVSESPGIKYNPLYIYCGVGQGKSHLLQALGWDFKRRNPNSAVLLVNGEEFSEEFGQAADKQAFRERYSQPALLLIDDFHLLSETARTEILRIFETLQSRKKQLVLTSLRNPQRMTMDERLKSRIEGGLVCKILPPDLNTRIGILKLRAKKAGVSISQNVLEEIAGRVILNVRKLEGAINRLAVLSKAKGEEISVEFVESALRDMIPEFPSEGAAAYKEPVEGGQEEFGDFVLEVAKTMSVIRQEPSEEARMREAYAEKLYVWEMKGFNVGRLKAAMDKKMDVVAREFITFTSNVQRLIELQNRYGALNAKRFPDEQAEIEELLFNPDALEEVTRRINWLESRVSATSLDLIEDYTFERFSVDSPNQEAHKLCRSVAESPWTCPDVIFLWGGQGTGKSHLISAVARELYTKRSNINVFLLHGEIFVDDLKMERGRHTRGKLRARCLEADLLLADDVQAIFENQISANEFMAILEQRVEQKKKMILVSDLPPEKTYIDPGFMRLMSKGVVHEIGAPTEKLKQAIAWDYLLRKEVKVSQGEIEEVCAGVKDNLWELMDRLDQVVGGRRGETALVEGTPVVEDRSAYRPVVEKAKVKPPVEEAEEVAAPPLEEQKLDQVLEERPAETIPVEGTPTTIDRSAYEPEPEKAEPEPSAEEAEETPGPDLLVEEKLSEIHPGEGAPAEEAEVKPFVEEAEGAPAPSLAEPGLDLVVKEKFSKIHVDEGTPAEEDTSAPRPAAEEVEPSVDEAEEVAAPPAEEPDLEKVLEERFGETVAPEGAPVEEDRSAYETVPGMAEEVVAPPLMEGEEREPEAEPVAEAEVPPKEVKEGHPSEHGRAEEMMDAEWDVDEERLIEGP, translated from the coding sequence ATGGAAGATTTTTCGGAACAAGCCCAATCAGGGTCCGATTTAACGTTTCAGAACTTCGTTGCAGGAGAATGCAATTCGGCTGCCCTTGCAGCAACACGGGAAGTCTCAGAATCGCCTGGTATCAAATACAATCCTCTCTACATTTACTGCGGCGTGGGTCAGGGGAAGAGCCATCTTCTTCAAGCGCTGGGTTGGGACTTCAAGAGGAGAAACCCGAACAGCGCTGTTCTCCTTGTGAATGGAGAGGAGTTCTCTGAGGAATTTGGGCAGGCAGCGGACAAGCAGGCTTTCAGAGAAAGGTACTCACAGCCGGCCCTTCTTCTCATCGACGACTTTCACCTCTTGTCAGAAACTGCCAGAACCGAAATCCTGAGGATCTTCGAAACACTTCAGTCTAGGAAGAAACAACTGGTGCTCACTAGCCTTCGCAATCCACAAAGGATGACAATGGATGAGAGACTGAAATCGAGGATTGAGGGTGGCCTCGTGTGCAAGATTCTTCCCCCCGATCTGAATACGCGAATAGGTATTCTTAAGCTGAGGGCCAAGAAAGCAGGGGTGAGTATCAGTCAGAATGTTCTTGAGGAGATAGCGGGGAGGGTGATTTTGAATGTGCGCAAGCTGGAGGGCGCAATCAACAGGTTGGCAGTGCTCTCAAAGGCGAAGGGTGAGGAGATATCAGTCGAATTCGTTGAATCTGCGCTCAGAGACATGATACCCGAATTTCCCAGTGAGGGGGCGGCAGCTTATAAAGAACCGGTTGAAGGGGGGCAGGAGGAATTCGGCGACTTCGTCCTGGAAGTTGCGAAGACGATGTCAGTTATAAGGCAGGAGCCGTCCGAAGAAGCGAGAATGAGGGAGGCTTACGCTGAGAAGCTCTATGTTTGGGAAATGAAGGGATTCAATGTGGGCAGGTTGAAAGCTGCCATGGACAAGAAAATGGATGTTGTGGCAAGGGAATTCATTACATTCACGTCCAATGTGCAAAGGCTGATAGAACTCCAGAACAGATACGGCGCCCTAAATGCGAAACGTTTTCCAGATGAGCAGGCAGAGATAGAGGAACTCCTGTTCAATCCAGACGCTCTGGAGGAAGTGACCAGGCGCATAAATTGGCTGGAATCCAGAGTTTCGGCGACATCACTCGATCTCATAGAGGACTACACTTTCGAGAGATTCTCAGTAGATAGCCCCAATCAGGAGGCCCATAAGCTCTGCCGCTCTGTCGCGGAATCGCCGTGGACCTGTCCTGACGTGATATTCCTGTGGGGCGGGCAGGGGACAGGGAAAAGCCATCTCATCAGCGCAGTGGCGAGGGAGCTGTACACGAAACGAAGCAACATAAATGTTTTCTTGCTCCACGGTGAGATTTTTGTGGACGATCTAAAGATGGAAAGGGGAAGACATACGAGGGGAAAGTTGAGGGCGAGATGTCTTGAGGCAGACCTTCTCCTGGCTGATGACGTCCAGGCAATCTTTGAGAATCAGATCTCAGCAAACGAGTTCATGGCCATACTTGAACAGCGTGTTGAGCAGAAAAAGAAGATGATTCTTGTTTCCGATCTCCCGCCTGAGAAAACCTACATAGATCCGGGCTTTATGAGACTCATGTCGAAAGGTGTTGTCCACGAAATAGGTGCGCCCACCGAGAAGCTGAAGCAGGCGATCGCCTGGGACTACCTCCTGAGGAAAGAAGTAAAGGTCAGTCAGGGGGAGATAGAAGAGGTCTGTGCAGGTGTCAAAGACAACTTATGGGAACTGATGGACAGACTTGATCAGGTCGTAGGAGGGAGGCGTGGAGAGACTGCACTCGTGGAAGGTACTCCTGTTGTGGAAGACAGATCAGCCTACCGACCTGTTGTAGAGAAAGCCAAAGTCAAGCCTCCTGTGGAAGAGGCCGAAGAGGTGGCTGCTCCACCTTTAGAGGAACAAAAGCTTGATCAGGTGTTAGAAGAGAGGCCTGCGGAGACAATTCCTGTTGAAGGTACTCCCACCACAATAGACAGGTCAGCCTACGAACCTGAGCCAGAGAAGGCAGAACCTGAGCCTTCTGCGGAAGAGGCCGAAGAGACGCCTGGGCCTGATCTATTGGTGGAAGAGAAGCTCAGCGAGATTCATCCAGGTGAAGGTGCCCCTGCTGAGGAGGCAGAGGTCAAGCCCTTTGTCGAAGAGGCTGAAGGTGCCCCTGCTCCTTCTTTGGCGGAGCCCGGCCTTGACCTGGTGGTAAAAGAGAAGTTCAGCAAGATTCACGTGGATGAAGGTACTCCCGCAGAAGAAGACACATCTGCCCCTCGGCCAGCAGCAGAGGAGGTTGAGCCTTCTGTGGATGAGGCGGAGGAAGTGGCTGCTCCGCCCGCGGAGGAGCCCGACCTTGAAAAGGTATTGGAAGAGCGCTTTGGAGAGACTGTTGCACCGGAAGGTGCTCCTGTTGAAGAGGATAGGTCTGCGTACGAAACAGTGCCAGGAATGGCAGAAGAAGTGGTTGCTCCCCCTTTGATGGAAGGTGAAGAGAGAGAGCCGGAGGCGGAACCTGTTGCTGAAGCTGAGGTGCCTCCGAAAGAAGTAAAGGAGGGTCACCCATCTGAGCACGGACGGGCGGAAGAAATGATGGACGCAGAGTGGGATGTTGACGAAGAAAGGCTGATCGAAGGGCCGTGA
- a CDS encoding tetratricopeptide repeat protein: MSIEGSLAEQSLVTVIRSLANTNRTGVLNVTKGSSMGMFFFEDGKISSVEMDQVEEGLGRRLLKSGWITEEQLEEALEIGESQAEKKPVSDILTDMDVVPASVLRSHVVEQLEEVISKILTWNEGSFVFDPFPWPADKHSTVAIDSDEVLVGPIRKLERAEDMAKILPPKDVVLVRTKHELEEECLNAEEKEVLSAVDGSLSMKELIEKHQGDSVSTARALCVLYGARFIGTQDEQKIAGAKKAPKRDEHVEMGIAFLEMKMYDAAQREFRCAVEMDPNSAEVRFYLGLACYKLNLFRAAADYFAEARELGSASNAVLNDMGLAYERLGHLDRARECYAKAVEADDANSTSYVNLGIACYKKGLYEEAENAFRLAIKMGSTASLCPYYLGMILARKEEYDEAEKMFKSAIEANPGSVAAHNNLAVVYELKGDRKRAVGEYEMAYEIDPDYRKAKDNLRAIGG, translated from the coding sequence ATGAGCATAGAAGGAAGTCTGGCTGAACAGTCATTGGTAACGGTTATACGTTCACTTGCGAACACCAACAGGACCGGGGTTCTGAATGTGACAAAAGGAAGTAGTATGGGGATGTTCTTTTTCGAGGATGGGAAGATATCCAGTGTTGAAATGGACCAGGTGGAGGAAGGTCTGGGCCGCAGGTTGCTAAAGAGCGGTTGGATAACGGAAGAGCAGCTCGAAGAGGCTCTAGAAATTGGAGAAAGTCAAGCTGAGAAGAAGCCTGTTTCAGATATATTGACCGACATGGATGTAGTCCCTGCTTCAGTCCTCAGGTCACACGTTGTGGAGCAGTTGGAAGAGGTCATTTCCAAGATTCTGACATGGAATGAGGGTTCATTCGTTTTCGATCCTTTTCCGTGGCCCGCAGATAAGCATTCGACTGTGGCGATAGATTCGGATGAGGTTCTCGTGGGGCCCATCAGAAAACTGGAGCGCGCAGAGGACATGGCAAAGATACTTCCACCGAAAGATGTGGTTCTGGTGCGTACGAAACACGAGCTCGAGGAAGAATGCCTCAATGCTGAAGAAAAAGAAGTTTTGTCCGCGGTGGATGGTTCACTTTCCATGAAAGAACTGATAGAGAAACATCAGGGAGACTCTGTTTCTACAGCGCGCGCACTTTGTGTTCTCTATGGTGCTCGGTTCATTGGAACGCAGGATGAACAGAAAATTGCTGGGGCGAAGAAAGCACCAAAGAGGGATGAACACGTGGAGATGGGGATTGCCTTTCTTGAAATGAAGATGTACGATGCGGCACAGCGCGAGTTCAGATGTGCAGTCGAAATGGATCCCAACTCAGCAGAAGTGAGGTTCTATCTTGGCCTAGCCTGTTACAAGCTCAACCTTTTCCGGGCGGCTGCCGACTATTTCGCTGAGGCTAGAGAATTGGGCTCCGCGAGCAATGCTGTGCTCAACGACATGGGTCTGGCGTATGAGAGGTTGGGGCATCTGGATAGGGCCAGGGAATGTTATGCAAAGGCGGTAGAAGCTGACGATGCCAACAGCACGTCCTATGTGAATCTTGGAATAGCGTGTTACAAAAAAGGTTTGTATGAGGAAGCCGAGAACGCTTTCAGACTCGCGATTAAAATGGGCTCTACGGCTTCATTGTGTCCATACTATTTGGGTATGATACTTGCTAGAAAAGAAGAATATGATGAAGCAGAAAAGATGTTCAAGTCTGCAATCGAGGCAAACCCGGGTTCTGTTGCTGCTCATAACAATCTGGCAGTAGTCTATGAACTAAAGGGAGACCGCAAGAGGGCCGTGGGCGAGTATGAGATGGCGTATGAGATCGATCCTGACTATCGAAAAGCCAAAGACAATTTGAGAGCTATTGGAGGTTGA